AGGGGGAGGGCCACCGCCGCGTAGGGCCGCGGGGCTCCCGCCCCGGGGAGAGGCGCCGAATTGCTTTGACCTTTTGCCATCGATTCCGGTACTCTGGCGGCGGGAGGTGGACAGGGCATGGGATTAGGGGCGAGGAAACGGCGTCCTTCCCTCCGCTACGACCAGGTGGTCCATGATCTGTGGGTAGGCTTGATCGAGGGGGATCGCCGCTACCACTCTACGCACCCGCAGCACCAGCGTTCCCTCCTCTCGGAGTTGCTGAGGGGAGGATTCGCGCGGGGTTTTATCCGCATGCGCCTGCCACGCCTCGCTACGCTCTTGCCGCAGCACCCGCCGACCCGCCCGGTCCGCCCCAAGGCTTCCTGACCGCCCCCTCGCTCGGAGACCTACAATTCGTCGCAGCCACTCTAGGTGCGGCCGGTGAGGCGGGCGAGCTCCCGCTGCAGGAGCTGCATGTCCTGCCAGACGGTTTTCTTCTCGTAGGGGTTCCGGAGGAGATACGCGGGGTGGTAGGTGGGCAGGAGGGGGATGCCCCGAAACTCGAAGAGCCGGCCGCGCAGGCGGGAGATCGGCTCCTTCGTCTTCAGGAGGGTGTGGGCGGCGGGGCCCCCGAGGGCGCAGATCAGCTTGGGCCGGATCGCCGTGAGCTGCTTGAACAGGAACGGCTCGCAGGTGGCGATCTCGTCCGGCTCCGGGGTCCGGTTGCCCGGCGGGCGGCACTTGATGATGTTGCAGATGTAGACGTCCTCCCGCCTGAGCCCGATCGCCTGGATGATCCGGGTCAGGAGCTGGCCGGCCCGCCCCACGAACGGCTCCCCCTGCGCGTCTTCCTCGGCCCCCGGCGCCTCCCCCACGAAGACCAGGTCGGCCTGCGGGTTGCCGACCCCGAAGACGATCTGGGTCCGGCCCCGGCAGAGCTTGCACCGGGTGCACTCCCCCAGCTCCTCCCGGACCTCGGCGAGCGTGAGAGGCGGTCGGGCGGGCGCGGGCCCCGCCAGGGGTGCTCCGGGGACG
The genomic region above belongs to Candidatus Methylomirabilis sp. and contains:
- a CDS encoding uracil-DNA glycosylase gives rise to the protein MDADPRDELRELTRATRIYLEAQRQLGLEFVPGAPLAGPAPARPPLTLAEVREELGECTRCKLCRGRTQIVFGVGNPQADLVFVGEAPGAEEDAQGEPFVGRAGQLLTRIIQAIGLRREDVYICNIIKCRPPGNRTPEPDEIATCEPFLFKQLTAIRPKLICALGGPAAHTLLKTKEPISRLRGRLFEFRGIPLLPTYHPAYLLRNPYEKKTVWQDMQLLQRELARLTGRT